The genomic stretch aacatattagaAAGCAACTTAATTACTCAAAGTTACATTAACCTATTAAGTAACCACGGTTTGGTTTCTCTTATTAATAGTCCAAACTAGAATAACAAATGTATCTAAATCTTTAATAGATCACATGTTTATTAGAAATAGGAAATTAGATTGTTTTAATTCAGCTGTTTTTGATGTAGGGCTCACAGATCATTGTTTCCTAGGATTGAGCTGttacaatgagaaaataaataaaggtcAATTCAATATACTAACAGATATCAcgcttaaaaaatgtaatattaattatgataaGCTTAAAAAAAACTCCATGAAATTGACTGGATgcaatgttttgtattaaatgatgttaatttaagttataataaattttgtgagatattatctttaaatattaaatagttgtaAAACAGTTGCTGTGCCTTCTAGATTAAACAAAGCAAAGGCTATCACACCTTGGatgaatcataaatttattaaatcgattaaaaagaaggagaaacctatattcaatattaaagaaaacgACCTTATgatctaaagtttaaaaaatattataacagatttactgaaaaactaaaaaatgatatTAATTTGACCAAGCAGAATTTTTACAGTACAAAGTTAACCAGTTGCATAGGTGACCAAGCACAGtgctggaaaattataaataatttgagtgGAGCGGCAAATCGTAAATCTGTAGATAAGATCGAGTTTAGATAACGGGGAAGTTGTGTCTGATGCAAGACAAGTGGCAGAGTCAATCAACTCTTATCTTATCTCAACCCAAGGTCCAACTCACCTGCACACTTCTGCACCTCAGACATTTCTTTCCTTGCCTAGTCCCTCCTCCATCTTTATCAATCCTACAAACGGCTTAGaaatcatacaaataataaaaaaaaccttaaaaataaaaaatcatgtggtgttttgattaatttttccGTAGActgtattaaaaaacatttcaaatgaaatatCCGCTGTCTTAACGTACATTGTTAACTTAAGTTTTAATGAAGGTACTTTTCCCGAAAGACTTAAATTAAGTACTGTTGTTCCCATATTCAAGAAGGATTCATCCTATAAACTTGACAATTTAAGACCAATAAGCTTGCtatcagttttttctaaaataatttagaaataattaaatcaagATTAATAAGCTttttggaaagaaacaatttttttagtccctgccagtttggatttagaaaaggaaaatcaactgAAGAAGCAATACTTGCAATTACAGAACAAATATATTGTagcttaaataaaaaagagaaagcCACAGGtctatttattgactttaaaaaagcTTTTTGATTATGTTGACCATAACATCTTATTGGAAAAATTGGAACATGCAGGAGTAAGAGGAATCGCTCTTAACtggttttaaaagcttttttaagCAATAGGGTCCCAACAGGTTAAGATTAAAGATAGGTTTAGTAAACCCTTACTTTGTCAAGGCtggagtaccacaagggtcaGTGACCTCTTCAAtcctatttctaattttttataaatgacctGTTAAAACTTCCTTTTCATGGGCAAATATGTGCTTTTTGCTGACGATATCGCGTTCTTTTATTCATTCACAGACGCCGCTATCGCCTGGCAACTTATTACAGAAGACctcaacactttaaaaaaattggtgtgtgaaaaacaaaatgcaagtaaatgtcAGTAAAACTAAGTACGTTAATTTCAgtcatacaaattttgattttcccTCTGATATAGTATACAACATAGATAATTGTACTCAAAACCAAAAGTATGAAACCatataaaaggtaaaatattttaaatatctgggAGTTGTGCTGGGCGAACAATTAAATTGGGAAAGACACTCAATAACTGTTCacagtaaaattaaatcaatgataAGGACATTTTTACTACTTAAGAAACTTTTGCAACGAAACAAccttaaaaatgctttattttgcGCTGGTACACTCGAGAATTCAGTATGCTATACATTGTTGGGGAGGTACTTACAAGACTTATATTTTGAGGATAAGAAAATCCCAAAATTACCTTATCAgtataattacatgtaaaaaaaaagaGAGAGACAGTTCATTTCCACTATACTGCACATTAAAGATACTTCCTGTTcaacaatctatttatttacaaagtcttaagaatattttatcttaaaagtgGAAACACTGGAACAACAAATTTAATGCACAATACAAGAAGTGGATCAAATAGAATATTCAAACTtccaaaagttacaaaaagtatttttaaaacattctttccAATATATAGGGCCTAAGTACTTTAATCAATTACCACATGaggtaaaaagttgtataaacttaaaaatattttccggAAAATTAAAagagtgttatttttaaaacaagatgtagactttatgaatgtttgcttggtataaattctgtacatatgtcgaaactaattaaatttttttttctcgtctgttgttttatttttcttctaaaaattgtaaatataagtacGTATACTATGTGAGAAATGTTAAGTTGAACTGCAGTACCAACCTATTATAGGAATATAATCTGtacatatattagttattttataagtgaACCAAGCGCCCACAGAGAGTATCTTTGGATGTATCAAGACTGGACTCATTTATCATTTTTGCACTGTGTATTTATAGAATTAGTTTAAggatgttgtaaatttgtttatatttaataattctcactggccacacatacttgtaactgtggtcagttatttccaaggacatattatgttatattcatgtaaattaaacgaatggaaaataaaattattattattatattattatttaattatgtgtgAAGTCAATTTTAAACAATGCCAAACTTTTTCCTTTATCCCCATTTAGTACATTCTGATTATAAAgtttcaattaaatctaaaaattccactttataagaaattttaagtCTGTTGATctgttcattctcgagatgtcagagagacagacagacataaataaaaacttggaGTAATAGCTTCGCTAACGATCATAATAAGCCAAGATTATGATAGAACACATTACGTAACCATATATCAATACAAGAACGTACAATAACTTCACGAAAACAGTCGCCAAATTATAATGGAGTTTGAATATTTACATCATTAACGTACAAAAAACGACAGGCTCTCTTTAAAGATACTTCTTTTCTAGAGACAAACTTTTGTTCACTTAGTGGAGAAGTATAATGAAGAAACTTTTCTGGATCTCTGGATAGCGAGACAGTTAATTAAAAGTACACGAGGAACGACAAATTAAATGTCATACCTCTCATAAGTTTTAGAGGAAATCctcataataatattacttaataaaatgatttCATAGAAATGGTGCTCGAGacgtttttaataattgaaagcATTTCCtcggtttttaataaatattaatacaatattgtcTTGGGTGAGTGAATTTAGTAAggaatatagtaatattatacataaataaaagctgaaagttatttaactaaatgtaataaattatattattctacacGAAAGCTGAGAACAAATGCTTAAGTAATTCAAAGTCtgtgatattaaaatattgaataaagtaTTACCACATGAACAGTTAGGAATGATATATTATTAGAGGTATGTTACTACTGTGCAAATGTTACTTCAGTTACCTATTAATTATGTGGACGaaaatacaactttaataaaccatttatttaaaaaaatcaaatcttcaTTGGCCTAGacagtttatttacttatttttgtaatattcataaaacCTCGTTATTGAAACAGTTTTGTTTGATAATCTACCTAAACTGTGAATCTCAATACTCAAACGCACACGAAAAGCGGATATTCACATTGAAAGatggttaaaaaatttttgcGATCAATATGAAAAATCTTTTAGGAGCCATTATTGCAATctgtatagtataataatatttactccTGTTAGAAGTCcctaataattttcaaactttcaaaagtatttttaaaccacATTCAATAGCTCATCAATTACAACCTACACCATAAGCGCAACTGCAATGTTATAATAGAAGTTATTCAATAGCTTTTTATCTccaaaagatatataaataaagtctTACCTAATGgataaattatgttaaacaaaatttcaaatttaattttgctacATTATAACATTGAACTATGGCAAGGTCAATTCATCTCTTCATCTTTTACGAAATATcactgataataaataaaacatcacatatatatatatatatatatattatattaatactgaGTATAAAATCACATTTAAGAATTGAATACTTAGCCTAAATATTGGGGTTAAGTTAGCCTTGATAATTCTCTAAaacaatccaaatcaaatcaaatcatttttatttttgccagaacattacaaaaatgtatagcaatagtcatttttctataatttggaccaatcactccacattgagaccagtcaaacatacagaaattcagtcgcccacattcactcatgccaattttcccattttccaacgctggttgtcagtgttccaattgtgcggtcacccagtcgaatgccataaaaaCTCGTCCGCACTAtaaaaatgcttgagacgctaaaaagcgttttaaacgagcttttaatgccttgggcgttggggcgtttttgattgaatttggcaacttgttgagaaaacgaactcctgcctgcgaaggcaagtgttcgtaaacccccgtcctgtgacttccagttcggtaggtatctctgcctcttgtcccatacgaatgtatgtctcggccacgtgtcatggcacatttagacatacagaaaaagattgtctctaggatgtagagacacggcagagtcaacagttgcagttttttaaaagcttccttgcatgtttctctgaaccttagctgtgcgattatgcgaatcgcttgcttctgcaatttgaatgccctgaaaaaatgattagtttgcgctggctccccacagcaccaaaccgtaggtgaggtggggggtagatcaagccataataagccgtcatcagtacctgactggggcagtatttggctaaagacctcgatacatagatgcccgaggccagttttgagcaaaaacatgatcaatgtgataattccaagtcaacccgatccaggaatattccgaggaattttgaacagtcgacttcctccaggaaaaagtcatccaataaaacggctggcccgtcattggagtttcctgatcgcaacgcgaaagtcaagaaatttgattttgaagaaatttgctttgaggttgagaCTGTTAaaagtgttggacacaattgttggtgtcaagaaaaatttgctgttccagaatagtttttgatttgtgttggtgaaacaaagtgtcgtgtcatcagcgtactgcacaagtttttccatgcagtagtgatggctccatgtcattgacatagatgaggaaaagaatcggactgagtattgatccctgagggacaccatagctcagctgaatcggttcagagaatttgtttgagatttggacgatttggtgttctgtggcctaaaaatgagctaatccattggagcggcacgcctctgatgccatgagattcaagtttgtcaagcaatttcgagtggtcaacacagtcaaatgccttagataagtcgagaaacacacttaatgtggagtcTCGACTCTataacccctctacaaccatttcgacaagactcacaacggcatctgtagtcgatttccccttcctgaaaccaaaattggtgttcagaaagcaggttatggttgtttagaaactgaagcattctagttaaaaagagtttttcaaaaattttgctcaatgcgggcaaaattgagacaggcctataattattggttgagctggggatcatctttttaaaaattggagttacttacgcgattttaaggagcgagggaaaaactccttgttgaaaagaatgattgactaattgggataatggactcacaatatgctttgagcaccttttaatgagccacacagacattaaattaatatcgtttgatttttttgccgggagctgttgaataattctttcgagctcatcctcaactacaggacccaaagccaatgatgacactgggctctgtcttcgcgtggggtttacttgcggaggagatggacaaggaccttgctcaccagcaaaacagacgcgaaaaatctgttaaactcgttcgcagcctcagtcgcatcctctacaagcctatcccctattttgatttttatttgggtctgtgattcatttttattgtttatgatgccccaaacagtttttagaaacattttttgacgagatgattgatttagagacatcatatgctttcgcagcttggatccactttattgtaaattcttttgtaattccgaaaaaaaatttttgaaatcttcgtttgaagtagttttttgaatttcggagaaaaatttaagtttttctctcgataccaatattccttttgtgatccatttgttgtttgcctttctcgggcaaactttgattgttttagtaggacagcataaatttagatggtaattaaaatttttgggagaacaatttaaagtgctgctctactgactgtggtagatttaagaaaatcccaattttctttggaaagggaagcgttgaggagagcaatgttacctggccttatgtctcttatagttttagtagttttggactccctttctattttttcgccactaattacagcctcttggccgtagtggtctgaTATGGCTGTGTTTACCACGGATACCGCGACACCTGAAAGGTtagtgatgacgttgtcaattgcTGTTCTGTGTTGTTGCCGTCACTCGTGCCAAAGGCCCACAGgtgtacacattttatttaatataatttaatactttgagGGGTTCAAACTCTcgatatttaatacatttttcgattAATGGAATAGGAATTGGAGTTGTATTAACCATTTCGTCTGAATATCTTAATTACCAGTGTATGTAACAAACCTGCAATTTGTTCATAGAAAGAGTAATATAAATAGATGTCATGTATTTCTTACTCCTATTGAACTATACGGAAGTTTATAGTTAATATATACtttatgagtatatttttattgtccTTTTTCAtctggtatgttttaaatttttacctaaaatatcttattttcGTTCcaagtattattttgttgatattACAGTGTTACCCCTATATTATTTGAAACTTTGTGACTAATAAACTATCCAGGTAAGATAGTTTGGACATTTACTTAAATAGTTTCCAAAATAGTATTAGGATTTATCACTGccaagttataataattattaatgtgtctTGCAAAATATCTGTCTAGATAAAATCTAAGAAATAATGACAGAGCTTGTCTCTGAACCATTTCTCAATGGTTATAACAAACTAGAATAAGCAGTGTTAAACCATGTACATACCAGACtggaagtaattaaattttaattagtatggttgaaaagtttttaatgtctacattaaattttactgcgTTTTTGCAAAGTGCAAAATGTGtagaaaataagtatttaaaacatgtatatacgcctaaataaaattataaaagataacatgaataattaaaattataagcaGTAGATCTTATATGCAATGTTTGTCTCAACTCCACATTGCGGGCAGTAGGAAGGAGTCAGAACTTCCAGACAGTTCGTATGCGAGTAATAAAGCAGTTTATATGCAACTTAGTGTTTTGGATATCAATGATAAATGCGAGTACATTTTTATGTTGTTGGAACTTAGTATGTGCTCGTATTTAATTCTTCAACTATCTTAAGGAAAACAGTTTTTCGGTGTGtctgttctattttatttataaagaaacctGAAAAAATTCATATTCTCATATAGTTATTTTACAAAGTCTTGGTCCAAAACTTTGTGAAGACAGGCGGTAAGgtccatttaaataataaacgtaaactTTTTCTTAGTTTGATGATAAAAACGCCATTATTCGTaatattgtttcaattatttgaggtttttactttagaaaataacaaagtttttattatttttttaaagatctcTTTGGTTTCACTAATGCCTTAATAAACATAAGAGTCTTGTACTTTTTCAAACAAAGTTAATAATTAGCAATTTAAgcctttttttataatacaaaaggattttttaaataaatttattaccctttttatgttttatatatatatatatatatatatatttataaattgtttgaacatatttgtatattagaTACTTAATTACAGGTAACCTAGAGAAATGTTTTGGTACGTATTTGGCATGACGATGTTTGGCATATACATTACAccaataaataagaataaaacatgggcatattaaaaataatttaaaatatactatacacTTAATACACAAGACAGTAAAAGAATTTATGAGTGTTTAGATTATGTGATTTCAcagaacaattttttatcaacggtagttttcaatattgtttttacattttaaaatgtttaatgtattatgtatacATAACTCGTAAAATGTACCAAAAAAACAACAAGTAGTTTTAATGCAAAGCTTTAGAATTGTTTCAGACTCATTGCTGtaaatctgaaatatatttaatacataattttgttttaatagagATAAGTAATTATCCAATCCAATCccttttacttattaaatacgTATTCAAGATTTGTGATTTATTCATATGaacacaaatttgaaaatttccaatAAGCAAATCCCACACGATATACAAAGGAGTTTTTCATCAGATTAAATAAGaatctttaacaatattttagtaaacaaagtTTTCGAATTGGCGATAAAAAGAGTGAGGAGAAACTCGCTCAATCGTCATATAAACTGAGAGTCGAcctaatatgatttttttatcaaggggttaTGTGATTATGCACACTACACATCTGTCATCTGTCTGTTTTGGACAGAGACAGTGcacaaacataaaacataacacGGGAACAGGTTATGTTCTTTGGGGGGACAAACGTTTGCCAAACAATAATATGATACTGTCACtacataatacacaaaaataaatgtgtaagccctttgaaaacctaaataaatttaattactttaattcaGATAGATATAATATGTACCTTCGCAAATAACATGttgcattattaattttacaaatacataaaattatttatattactaaaaatttacaaatattaaatattttacatttgggACTGTAAAATGAGTTACCTAGTATTATTATATACCAAGGTACCtggtattattatattttcaaagtacataataacgcagttttttttttaatttaaatttatttttagcgtAAGCTGAAACAATTCTTTATATACTTCATTATGACCTAATATGTCCTATGGGCACTCTAATGCCTTTTTAAAGTTTCCACCTGTAGGTGGAAAGCTGACACCTAATATCCTGGCTCTCATGTTAGTGGCACGAGTAGTTATTTAAACGTATCATCTACCAATGTTATTTGATTCATAGTTGCAATTAAATTTACAAGAGACAGCATATTTATCatcctataatatttaaaatttaaatccaatCATATTCaaagtaacatattataatatgtattatactaGGCCTAACCGTACAATATGTTATTCTACTAATTTAATAGCatcaatgaattattttcagataAGGGCTAGAAATAAATACTTGTTGACTAAAattaggtttccgagacctatgtatttgtataGGGTCAACAAGGCCAACTCAGCTGTGGCGATggcaatataattaattcaaactaaaaatgCCTATcacctaaaaaattataaataggcattTTAACCTCATACCCTTTTAACAGGGAAAACGATGGCCTAGGCATATtagaatactattatatttactaaaaaacaaacaaacgtctaaacccactattgtaaaACAGTAACCTTAGTGAGAATCACGTACACTCCACGAAACTATAATCAAACTATATTTTCGAGTTGTTGATTCTTTTGAAGGAGATTCCTCTTCCAGCTACTTATTCAACTTAGCTTCTACTCACAACCTTTTCCAAATCAACAAGATCTGCAATCGCAGAGGTGTCTACCTGGACCTCATATTTTCCTCTACCCCTGCGACTGTAGTTATCCGCGCTGACGACCTTCTTGTTGCCGAAGAAACTCATCACCCCGCGCTCTCCTGCTCAATCCTGCTGCAGAAATCCTCAGCTTCGAGTAACGTCAGGATTGTACCAGACTTTATAAAATGCAACTTGGACCCTATATTTCTTACTCTGCAGAGTGTTAACCATCCTTCTCCTTCCTCTATACCTGATCGGTCGGCCTTCTCATAGTTCTGCGACCACCTTGGCTCTATCATAACTCAAAATACACCCGCAAAAAGCTTCAAACCTCAGCCTTTCCTGCCTGGTTTACCGCGGAACTAAAATGGCTTGTTTTAAGGAAGAAGACCGCCCATCGACTGCTTAAAACCTCAGGGAATCTTCATCATTGTGAACGCTTTCGCAATTTGAGAAGCCAGTGCAAAGCTTTGGCCACCAAGTGTCATCGAGACTATCTAAACAGAATTGAAGACAGTATTCCTCATAACATAAAATCCTTTTGGTCTCACGTCAACAGACTTAAGAGCAGCCCCTCCCCTGCTGCCAAACTATCATTTGACGGAGGAGAGGCTGAGAGTTCTGCTGGAAAGTGTGAATTGTTCTCAAACAATTTTTCCTCTGTTTTCACGAAGAACGAAGTTCCCTCACCAATCTTCGACTTTAGCTGGAACTTCTCCATCACAAAATGTGTCATCACTGCCTCGGACGTTCAACTCAAACTTGCTTCGCTTGACCCTAATAAGGGAGCTGGTCCTGATGCTATTCCTCCATACGTTCTGAAATACTGTGCCCCTGTTTTGGCTCCTCATCTGGCTATCTGGTTTTCCTCCCTGCTCTCACTTGGAATCTTCCCATCGGCCCTCAAGCGTGGCTTTGTCGTTCCCATTTTCAAATCTGGCGATTGCTCAAACGTCAAAAACTATCTGCCCATTATCATTCTCTCTGCTGTTACCAAGGTGTACGAGAGCATTGTTCTGGACTACCTTTATTTTCATCTCCGGAAATGTATCTCTTCCTCTCAAAATGGCTTCCTGCGCTCACTTTCAACAGTAAATAACCTTATGGAATTTCAAGAATACGTCATGGCTGCTTCTGGCAATGCTCACCAAGTTGACTGCGTCTACCTTGATCTCTCCAAGGCTTTCGACAAGGTTAATCACAACATTCGTGTAGCCAAGCTTGCCGGATATGGTGTGGGGGCCCCCTGCTTGAGTGGTTAAACAGCTACTTGACCAACTGAACCCTTGTAGTCAAATTTGACGGGTGCCTTTCTGCGCCATTCAATGCCCTATCTGGGGTCCCACCTTGGTCCCTTGCTATTTAATCTGTTCATGAATGACATTGGCAACGTCATCCTTACCAAATATCTCATGTTTGCCGATGATATCAAGGTGTTTGGCTCGGTCTCATTGGCTCCTGATTTTGAGCGCATCCAACTTTCTCTGAGTAACATCGATGCCTGGTGCAAGGAGAACTTCATGGAGCTAAACGTCTTGAAATGCGTCGTCATCTCCTACAAACGTGATGCAGCTCCAGTCCGACACGATTATGTCCTCAATGGATGTACACTGAAGAGAGTGGACAAAGTATGTGATCTCGGAGTGACAATGACCCCTTCGCTCAACCCTCAAGAGCGTATTACCCACATTACAGCCAAAGCAAGTTCTCTGCTCGGGTTCATATTCAGATCGACTAGGAACTTCAACTCGCCTCTTACCTTGGTCACGCTCTACAAGTCCCTGGTACGCCCGCTGCTGGAGTATGGGTCTATCGTCTGATCTCCCTTCCAGAAGAACCATGTCAAACAATTGGAGAACATTCAAAGCCGCTTCATACGGATGCTTGGACCGACACTTGGTTATAACTACCGCACCACCCCGGTTGACGATGTGGAGAAGTCCTTCGCTCTTCTACCTCTATCACTTCGACGTCATCATGCCGACATCATTCTGCTCTACAAGCTAGTAAACGGGCTCATCGACTGTTCCAACATCCTGAGCGGTATTGACATTGCCACACCCAGAGGCACTCGCTCCAAGACTATCTTCCGCAGACGCTTTCTCCCAGCCTACTATTCTTACAACAGCGGAATTTGCCGTCTCCTCAAGGCTGGTAGCACGGTGGCTGCTCAACTGGACTATGAGAAGCCCTTCCCGTTCAAGGGTCTCCTTGCTTACTTGAGAAACCACACCCCAGCATACTCGtaaattttgtagttgttgtaactTGCAGTGttaatttattgtcattattttttgtattattattgttattactattattattgttgatattataatttatttcttatttattagttttgttgcaGCGTATTGTGTAATCTAGTTCTGTTCAAGTAGCAATCTATTTACCTATATGTAACTTTTAGCATTACTTCAGATTAATCGCTTCATTATTTATCGCTGTGCATGATGTTGccaaatatctttatatatttattaacgtatTTAGTTGCCTACTTGTTTTTGTATACTAGTGTAGTTCAGTATCATATCATCACTGTTATTTTTCAGCAACTGTACCTGCCTCCTTTACATCTAGTCACTATCTAG from Homalodisca vitripennis isolate AUS2020 chromosome 2, UT_GWSS_2.1, whole genome shotgun sequence encodes the following:
- the LOC124355832 gene encoding uncharacterized protein LOC124355832 encodes the protein MNDIGNVILTKYLMFADDIKVFGSVSLAPDFERIQLSLSNIDAWCKENFMELNVLKCVVISYKRDAAPVRHDYVLNGCTLKRVDKVCDLGVTMTPSLNPQERITHITAKASSLLGFIFRSTRNFNSPLTLVTLYKSLVRPLLEYGSIV
- the LOC124355831 gene encoding uncharacterized protein LOC124355831 translates to MAVFTTDTATPESYLFNLASTHNLFQINKICNRRGVYLDLIFSSTPATVVIRADDLLVAEETHHPALSCSILLQKSSASSNVRIVPDFIKCNLDPIFLTLQSVNHPSPSSIPDRKKTAHRLLKTSGNLHHCERFRNLRSQCKALATKCHRDYLNRIEDSIPHNIKSFWSHVNRLKSSPSPAAKLSFDGGEAESSAGKCELFSNNFSSVFTKNEVPSPIFDFSWNFSITKCVITASDVQLKLASLDPNKGAGPDAIPPYVLKYCAPVLAPHLAIWFSSLLSLGIFPSALKRGFVVPIFKSGDCSNVKNYLPIIILSAVTKVYESIVLDYLYFHLRKCISSSQNGFLRSLSTVNNLMEFQEYVMAASGNAHQVDCVYLDLSKAFDKVNHNIRVAKLAGYGVGAPCLSG